A genomic stretch from Caballeronia sp. LZ062 includes:
- a CDS encoding DUF4922 domain-containing protein translates to MSQSQRPVLQAPSWQAVVEQTGRALACGALRPFDTVQHVIEDAGVSFLVRQAANLARKDEAAKLAAKSATDAASAWRDPFSPCEDVLRVGDIGERHFLLLNKFNVLPYHLLIVTAQFEPQESLLDTDDFAALFACVSEFDGLGFYNGGAIAGSSQPHKHMQMVRLPLDGCAAPIEPLIEAARGDAIFRVPQLAFGHAAAWLGDASGITPQAAQRTYRAMLDAIGVEPLDVAGATHQSAPYNLLVTRRWMLAVPRSVPEVEGIAINALGFAGSLFVRDDAQRSIVETLGPMTLLARASRPV, encoded by the coding sequence ATGAGCCAATCACAACGACCCGTACTTCAGGCGCCTTCGTGGCAAGCCGTCGTCGAGCAAACCGGGCGCGCGCTCGCGTGCGGCGCGCTACGTCCCTTCGATACGGTGCAGCACGTCATCGAAGACGCTGGCGTATCCTTTCTCGTGCGGCAGGCCGCGAACCTCGCGCGCAAGGACGAGGCGGCGAAGCTCGCGGCCAAGTCCGCCACCGATGCCGCCAGCGCCTGGCGCGATCCGTTTTCGCCATGCGAGGACGTGCTGCGCGTAGGCGATATCGGCGAGCGGCACTTCCTGTTGCTGAACAAGTTCAATGTGCTTCCGTATCACCTGCTGATTGTCACGGCGCAGTTCGAGCCACAAGAGTCTCTGCTCGATACCGACGACTTCGCCGCGCTCTTCGCATGCGTGAGCGAATTCGACGGCCTCGGCTTCTACAACGGCGGCGCCATCGCCGGGTCGAGCCAGCCGCATAAGCACATGCAGATGGTCCGGCTGCCGCTCGACGGCTGCGCGGCGCCGATCGAGCCGTTGATCGAAGCCGCGCGCGGCGACGCCATCTTTCGCGTGCCGCAGCTCGCGTTCGGGCACGCGGCGGCGTGGCTCGGCGATGCATCCGGCATCACGCCGCAGGCCGCGCAACGCACGTATCGCGCAATGCTCGACGCGATCGGCGTCGAACCGCTCGACGTTGCCGGGGCGACGCATCAGTCGGCACCGTACAACCTGCTCGTTACACGCCGCTGGATGCTCGCGGTGCCGCGCTCGGTGCCCGAGGTCGAAGGCATCGCGATCAACGCGCTTGGCTTCGCCGGCTCGCTTTTCGTGCGCGACGATGCACAACGCAGCATCGTCGAAACGCTCGGTCCGATGACGCTGCTCGCCCGAGCTTCGCGCCCCGTCTAG
- a CDS encoding trypsin-like peptidase domain-containing protein yields the protein MGSRPQFIDDLARGSQDAALSQSRTQTQTQTQTQPLDDTALLDAYSRTVIGALERVQQAVVFISVERELADARGARRHAGGTGSGFIFTPDGYLLTNSHVVHGATRITVTLADGAHFHADLVGDDPGSDLAVLRIGSPEPLPHVELGESGNLRVGQIAIAVGNPLGLAQTVTTGVVSALGRSLRSTSGRMIYDVIQTDAALNPGNSGGPLINSAGQVIGVNTAIISGAQAISFATAIDTAKWVIMQIFAYGRVRRAYIGVAGTTAPVSRRVQRFFGLTSASAVHVMEVVKGSPAALGGLRTGDRIVAVDGVNVDSVDGLQRALDASRIERAVKVAVLRGTQLLDLEVTPVEQIG from the coding sequence ATGGGAAGCCGACCTCAATTCATCGACGATCTTGCGCGCGGCTCGCAAGACGCCGCGCTGTCGCAATCGCGAACGCAGACGCAAACGCAAACGCAAACGCAGCCGCTCGACGACACCGCGTTGCTCGATGCGTATTCGCGCACCGTGATCGGCGCGCTCGAGCGCGTGCAGCAAGCCGTCGTTTTCATTTCGGTCGAGCGCGAACTGGCCGATGCCCGCGGTGCGCGCCGCCACGCGGGCGGCACCGGCTCGGGCTTCATCTTCACGCCCGACGGCTATCTGCTGACCAATAGTCACGTGGTTCACGGCGCAACGCGCATCACCGTGACGCTCGCGGACGGCGCGCACTTCCACGCTGATCTCGTCGGCGACGATCCGGGCAGCGATCTGGCGGTGCTGCGTATCGGCTCGCCCGAACCGCTGCCGCACGTCGAACTGGGCGAATCGGGCAATCTGCGCGTGGGTCAGATCGCGATTGCGGTCGGCAATCCGCTCGGGCTTGCGCAGACTGTGACGACGGGCGTCGTGTCGGCGCTCGGACGGTCGCTGCGCTCGACGTCCGGCCGAATGATCTACGACGTCATCCAGACCGACGCCGCGCTCAATCCCGGCAATTCGGGCGGGCCGCTCATCAATTCGGCGGGACAGGTGATCGGCGTGAACACGGCCATCATTTCGGGCGCGCAGGCCATTTCCTTCGCGACCGCCATCGATACGGCCAAGTGGGTCATCATGCAGATCTTCGCATATGGACGCGTGCGGCGCGCCTATATCGGCGTCGCCGGAACGACCGCGCCGGTGTCACGGCGCGTGCAGCGCTTCTTCGGGCTGACGTCGGCGAGCGCAGTGCACGTGATGGAAGTCGTCAAGGGAAGCCCGGCCGCGCTCGGCGGGCTGCGCACGGGCGACCGCATCGTCGCGGTGGATGGCGTGAACGTCGATAGCGTCGACGGCTTGCAGCGCGCGCTGGATGCGTCGCGTATCGAACGCGCCGTGAAGGTCGCGGTGCTGCGCGGGACGCAGCTGCTCGATCTCGAAGTGACGCCGGTCGAGCAGATCGGCTGA